The following proteins are encoded in a genomic region of Takifugu rubripes chromosome 9, fTakRub1.2, whole genome shotgun sequence:
- the oaz2a gene encoding ornithine decarboxylase antizyme 2 (protein translation is dependent on +1 ribosomal frameshift) has product MLNTGKSSWLAGSRVSSSIPQSPGPLWCSDAPHPQLKIPGGRGTVRDHSLGVLLHKDEKLTVTQATPVSGSASFLRFQYQLSESRSTFWETVLSKDSLFLEIPAGTLAEGSKEGLAALLGFAEEKLKVNHVFLWFHKSREDRLSIIRTFHYVGFEMVKPGNPMVPARPDLAFMVYSLDSSSSDEE; this is encoded by the exons ATGTTGAACACCGGGAAAAG CTCCTGGTTAGCGGGGTCTCGGGTGTCCAGCTCCATCCCTCAGTCTCCAGGGCCTCTGTGGTGCTCC GATGCCCCTCACCCACAACTGAAGATCCCGGGTGGGCGAGGGACAGTCAGGGATCACTCCCTCGGCGTGCTACTACACAAG GATGAGAAACTAACCGTGACACAGGCCACTCCGGTGAGCGGGAGCGCCTCTTTTCTCCGCTTCCAGTACCAGCTGAGCGAGAGCCGCTCGACCTTCTGGGAAACGGTCCTATCAAAAGATAGCCTCTTCCTGGAGATCCCTGCCGGGACGCTGGCAGAGGGGAGCAAGGAGGG GCTGGCCGCTCTGCTTGGGTTTGCAGAAGAAAAGCTCAAAGTTAACCATGTGTTCCTATGGTTCCATAAAAGCAGAGAAGACCGAC TGTCGATCATCAGGACGTTCCACTACGTGGGCTTTGAGATGGTGAAGCCAGGTAACCCCATGGTGCCGGCACGGCCTGACCTGGCCTTCATGGTTTACTCtctggacagcagcagctcggaCGAGGAGTGA